A part of Saccharomyces cerevisiae S288C chromosome XIV, complete sequence genomic DNA contains:
- the MRPS12 gene encoding mitochondrial 37S ribosomal protein uS12m MRPS12 (Mitochondrial protein; may interact with ribosomes based on co-purification experiments; similar to E. coli and human mitochondrial S12 ribosomal proteins): MLSRFMSNTWCTPLRQAQRLFSSTTTMQATLNQIKRGSGPPRRKKISTAPQLDQCPQRKGVVLRVMVLKPKKPNSAQRKACRVRLTNGNVVSAYIPGEGHDAQEHSIVYVRGGRCQDLPGVKYHVIRGAGDLSGVVNRISSRSKYGAKKPSKS; this comes from the coding sequence ATGTTGTCGAGGTTTATGTCCAACACATGGTGTACGCCCTTGAGACAGGCGCAGAGATTGTTTTCCTCCACTACGACAATGCAAGCGACATTGAATCAGATTAAAAGAGGCTCCGGGCCTCCAAGACGCAAGAAGATAAGTACAGCTCCACAACTGGATCAGTGTCCCCAGCGGAAGGGTGTCGTATTACGTGTAATGGTTTTAAAGCCCAAGAAGCCGAATTCTGCGCAGAGAAAGGCGTGCAGGGTCCGTTTGACTAACGGGAACGTGGTATCTGCATATATACCGGGTGAGGGCCACGATGCTCAAGAGCATTCGATTGTATATGTCAGAGGTGGGCGTTGTCAGGACTTGCCTGGTGTGAAGTACCATGTTATCAGAGGTGCTGGTGACCTGAGTGGTGTGGTAAACAGGATTTCTTCGAGGTCGAAATATGGAGCCAAGAAGCCAAGTAAATCGTGA
- the RSM19 gene encoding mitochondrial 37S ribosomal protein uS19m RSM19 (Mitochondrial ribosomal protein of the small subunit; has similarity to E. coli S19 ribosomal protein), translated as MQPAARLLSRSVWKGPNIVPLPIREAMTKGTPIRTNARAATILPQFVGLKFQIHNGKEYVPIEISEDMVGHKLGEFAPTRKRFSYTQTKNK; from the coding sequence atgcaACCGGCAGCTAGACTTTTATCGCGGTCCGTATGGAAGGGCCCCAACATCGTGCCATTACCCATAAGGGAGGCCATGACTAAGGGCACTCCAATAAGAACAAACGCAAGGGCCGCCACCATCCTTCCTCAGTTCGTGGGActgaaatttcaaatacaCAATGGTAAGGAGTACGTACCTATTGAAATATCAGAAGATATGGTGGGCCACAAACTGGGCGAGTTCGCACCTACCAGGAAGCGTTTCAGCTATACTCAAACCAAGAACAAATGA
- the DBP6 gene encoding putative ATP-dependent RNA helicase DBP6 (Essential protein involved in ribosome biogenesis; putative ATP-dependent RNA helicase of the DEAD-box protein family; human homolog DDX51 complements yeast dbp6 mutant) has translation MFASRFDPSQLTAPAASAPEGIVGTTPPAIVPLKRQATESDNEEYGSHQDSDESSNSSSEEDEDRMQVDYGASEEDSSEVEEEESKPSTHSTVLSRFKQTVSLQERLGASDIAESKEDEGIEDEAASTHQLKQIPQPEFVKNPMNLNTNSLQFKSTGWLNTEKIYYDNSLIKPFSDYANELEAKLLQNICKNFSTNTFPIQSIILDSILPVLNFTLNVSKRNFTRRIGDILVNAATGSGKTLAYSIPIVQTLFKRQINRLRCIIIVPTKLLINQVYTTLTKLTQGTSLIVSIAKLENSLKDEHKKLSNLEPDILITTPGRLVDHLNMKSINLKNLKFLIIDEADRLLNQSFQGWCPKLMSHLKTDKLDTLPGNVIKMIFSATLTTNTEKLNGLNLYKPKLFLKQTDKLYQLPNKLNEFNINIPTAKSVYKPLILLYSICQFMAHSPIAAKILIFVKSNESSIRLSKLLQLICESRSQSSVLKNLQNLAVSINSVNSNNSKAENKKIVANFSHHSESAGITILITTDIMSRGIDINDITQVINYDPPMSSQQYVHRVGRTARANELGSAYNLLVGRGERTFFDDLNKDLDRDGKSVQPLELDFTLLESDSELYTSSLESLKNYHNNTAQA, from the coding sequence ATGTTTGCATCGAGATTTGACCCTAGCCAATTGACTGCTCCTGCAGCTAGCGCACCAGAAGGAATCGTCGGAACTACTCCCCCGGCCATTGTGCCTTTAAAGAGGCAGGCTACTGAAtctgataatgaagaatatggCTCTCACCAAGATTCTGATGAGAGTTCCAACTCTAGTTCAGAGGAAGACGAAGACCGTATGCAAGTAGATTATGGGGCTAGTGAAGAGGATTCGAGTGAAGtggaagaggaagagagTAAGCCAAGTACTCACAGCACAGTGCTATCGAGATTCAAGCAAACAGTATCATTGCAAGAAAGGCTAGGTGCATCTGATATTGCTGAGAGTAAGGAAGACGAAGGTATTGAAGACGAGGCGGCCTCAACTCACCAACTAAAACAGATTCCTCAACCTGAATTCGTCAAAAACCCAATGAATTTGAATACAAATTCATTACAGTTCAAATCTACGGGTTGGTTAAATACTGAGAAGATATATTATGATAATTCCTTGATCAAACCGTTCTCGGATTACGCAAATGAATTAGAAGCAAAACTACTGCAGAATATTTGCAAGAATTTCTCTACAAACACTTTTCCCATCCAATCGATCATCCTAGACTCCATATTACCGGTATTGAACTTCACGTTGAACGTATCTAAGAGAAACTTCACCAGAAGAATCGGTGATATTCTTGTAAATGCTGCTACCGGTTCAGGTAAAACTTTGGCTTACTCCATTCCTATTGTTCAAACCCTCTTCAAGAGACAAATTAACAGACTGCGTTGTATAATCATCGTCCCCACAAAACTATTGATAAACCAAGTTTATACTACGTTGACAAAGCTAACTCAAGGGACGTCGCTTATTGTGAGCATTGCCAAATTagaaaattctttgaaGGACGAAcacaaaaaattatcaaatttggAACCAGATATCTTAATCACTACACCTGGTAGATTAGTAGATCATCTAAATATGAAATcgataaatttgaaaaacctAAAGTTTTTGATTATCGATGAGGCTGATCGTCTTTTGAACCAGTCCTTCCAGGGCTGGTGTCCAAAACTAATGTCCCATTTGAAAACGGATAAATTAGATACACTTCCAGGGAACGTGATCAAAATGATCTTCAGTGCGACATTGACTACCAACACAGAAAAGTTAAACGGCTTGAACCTTTACAAACCAAAGTTGTTCCTGAAGCAAACCGATAAATTGTACCAGCTACCTAACAAATTGAATGAATTTAACATCAACATTCCCACGGCGAAAAGTGTTTACAAGCCATTGATATTGTTGTATTCAATATGCCAATTTATGGCACATTCCCCCATTGCTGCaaagattttgattttcgTTAAATCAAATGAATCGTCTATCAGATTAAGCAAGTTACTACAACTTATCTGTGAATCTCGCTCACAATCCAGCGTATTGAAAAaccttcaaaatttggCGGTGAGTATTAATTCTGTCAATTCAAACAACTCCAAAgcagaaaataaaaaaattgttgcGAACTTCTCGCATCACTCGGAAAGCGCAGGCATTACCATCTTAATTACTACCGATATCATGTCCCGTGGTATTGATATTAACGATATCACTCAAGTAATAAACTATGACCCACCAATGTCTTCTCAACAATATGTCCATCGTGTTGGTAGAACAGCAAGAGCTAACGAACTTGGTTCCGCTTATAACTTACTAGTAGGTAGAGGTGAAAGAACGTTTTTCGATGACTTAAACAAAGATCTAGATAGAGACGGTAAATCTGTCCAGCCATTAGAACTCGATTTTACCCTATTGGAATCTGATTCTGAACTATATACTTCGTCTCTagaaagtttgaaaaactaTCACAATAACACCGCACAAGCTTAA
- the ZRG17 gene encoding Zn(2+) transporter ZRG17 (Endoplasmic reticulum zinc transporter; part of a heterodimeric transporter with Msc2p that transfers zinc from the cytosol to the ER lumen; member of the cation diffusion facilitator family of efflux pumps; zinc-regulated directly through Zap1p; transcription induced under conditions of zinc deficiency), whose product METPQMNAIQEEDNLSPEVAFQTPKLNDSDASSFSLSNMNAVGNVDGIPSQNRTFFASPRPSSLFYSAKEGNNSSSSIIYNPSFTFGENASSNANINEAALMKGKGNEGRRQSLKYIPAPKLVPPPPRTRSPVRGISPDAGSSKRSSMTLDSPFNFTTSTLQPHQQTPPSSAASRTSFRKGHRYKHSSVSMNFFQEPEVKIPLNIAKSLPIPDFNDLLSNLPWPKAYIQLSIAALQIFACLITFQVGHLYSWSNFITLSHFITYDIIGSLVIIFVENLSQFQVWFTGTITFPFGLNRIDVLLSFALAVSLCFVGLDLLFHIIEEFIVLFVESGSSLTNNHDHDEINEQIPHSHIANANDSQNENITLWYSILMINLVLSTLSLYKTFYANKYSNLKTKNPIITITYTAYLFIYPLLLDLLSSISDYLATLVISSLILWHGLTIARWTSTVLLMGFSTTSLSNSALFNNNDSTDTTAHTQQVESKAAKEKPSVRPRSMSSLPIATKNTKIRKTGFLNSAGFTENPTTIKNMIKDQIERLSEFKSRYILNYDDIVISKVNFTLYVVLIKITMKGGSDDDELMLRLAIDKCIQTSIPTCETTIDIDRI is encoded by the coding sequence ATGGAGACGCCGCAAATGAACGCTATACAAGAGGAGGACAATTTGTCTCCGGAAGTTGCTTTCCAGACTCCTAAATTGAATGATTCCGATGCTTCATCGTTTTCTTTGTCCAATATGAACGCTGTCGGGAATGTAGACGGTATACCATCCCAAAACAGGACATTTTTTGCATCACCTAGGCCCAGTTCCCTATTTTATTCTGCCAAGGAAGGTAACAATTCCAGTTCTAGTATCATCTACAATCCTTCGTTCACTTTTGGTGAAAACGCTTCTAGTAATGCTAATATCAATGAAGCTGCTTTGATGAAGGGAAAAGGCAACGAAGGACGAAGGCAATCACTCAAATATATACCAGCACCAAAGCTGGTGCCGCCTCCTCCCAGAACAAGATCACCGGTAAGAGGCATTTCCCCCGATGCTGGCAGCAGTAAGAGGTCTTCTATGACCTTGGATTCTCCCTTTAATTTTACGACATCAACGCTGCAACCGCATCAACAGACACCACCCTCTTCAGCTGCATCAAGGACCTCATTTCGTAAGGGGCATCGTTATAAGCATTCCTCTGTATccatgaatttttttcaagagcCTGAGGTGAAAATTCCTTTGAACATTGCCAAATCTCTTCCCATTCCAGATTTCAATGATTTGCTGTCAAATTTGCCATGGCCAAAGGCTTATATTCAGTTATCTATTGCCGCTCTACAAATCTTTGCATGTCTGATTACTTTCCAAGTCGGACACCTGTACTCATGGAGTAATTTTATTACACTATCGCATTTTATTACTTACGATATCATCGGTTCGCTGGTAATCATATTTGTGGAAAATTTGTCTCAGTTCCAGGTATGGTTTACAGGCACTATCACATTTCCATTCGGGTTAAATAGAATAGACGTTCTACTAAGTTTTGCGCTTGCCGTTTCGTTATGCTTTGTTGGGCTGGACCTTTTATTCCATATAATTGAAGAATTCATAGTCCTCTTTGTAGAATCTGGTAGTTCTTTGACGAATAACCATGATCACGATGAAATTAATGAGCAAATTCCTCATTCCCACATTGCCAATGCCAATGATTCACAAAACGAGAATATTACCTTATGGTATAGCATACTAATGATCAATTTAGTGTTATCGACGTTATCACTTTATAAGACGTTTTATGCTAACAAATACAGTAATTTAAAGACGAAGAACCCGATTATTACCATCACTTATACAGCATACCTATTCATTTATCCCCTACTATTGGATCTGTTATCGAGTATATCCGATTACCTTGCTACTTTGGTTATTTCGAGTTTAATTCTATGGCATGGGCTGACTATAGCACGGTGGACCTCGACAGTGTTACTAATGGGATTTTCCACCACATCTTTATCCAATTCAGCGTTattcaataataatgacaGCACTGATACGACCGCCCATACTCAACAAGTCGAGTCTAAAGCtgctaaagaaaaaccatCTGTACGACCAAGATCAATGAGCTCACTACCTATAGCAACAAAGAATACAAAGATACGGAAAACTGGGTTTTTGAATTCTGCAGGTTTCACTGAAAATCCAACAACCATTAAGAACATGATCAAGGACCAAATCGAGAGATTAAGTGAGTTTAAATCCAGATACATCCTAAATTACGATGATATAGTAATAAGCAAAGTGAATTTTACGCTTTATGTGGTACTGATCAAGATAACAATGAAAGGAGGCTCCGACGATGACGAATTGATGTTAAGGTTAGCCATTGACAAGTGCATTCAAACGAGCATTCCAACGTGTGAAACTACAATAGACATAGACCGAATATAA
- the MRX15 gene encoding Mrx15p (Membrane-associated mitoribosome receptor; involved along with Mba1p in the cotranslational insertion of nascent polypeptide chains into the inner mitochondrial membrane; associates with the mitochondrial large ribosomal subunit and nascent polypeptide chains; null mutant displays increased tolerance to mistranslation-induced proteotoxic stress; localizes to the inner mitochondrial membrane) produces the protein MTNMAAKNQFKGSSFTLAQLIEEVGRNGGKKPVFQYKVPRSIRWASTALAVVFLTYGAAYTDMSWRTAREVYGNATEEEKHSPWFKCKTFGPVALGVLPVILAAATKHVTSRLVTEMKYLPPLKNSTVPRCQLTRRTYLLGRPVSITREINELSKNKATKIFTGVGSQGMEDKATFVFFTVDEKAPSFFNKFYIFSRSGSVVKNDARILDCFFNSVAENKLLNRSILTQILSHTSAKTLFHSGNSRSSIKNIVKPK, from the coding sequence ATGACAAACATGGCTGCCAAGAATCAGTTCAAAGGAAGCAGCTTCACACTAGCGCAGCTAATCGAAGAAGTCGGACGTAACGGAGGAAAAAAGCCTGTGTTCCAGTATAAGGTACCACGGTCGATACGATGGGCTTCAACTGCTCTAGCTGTAGTGTTTCTCACATATGGCGCTGCATACACTGATATGTCGTGGAGAACTGCTCGAGAAGTGTACGGAAACGCTactgaggaagaaaaacacAGCCCGTGGTTCAAGTGCAAAACTTTTGGGCCTGTGGCTTTAGGGGTTTTGCCTGTGATCCTCGCTGCTGCCACGAAACACGTAACGTCAAGACTAGTCACAGAAATGAAATATCTGCCACCGCTCAAGAATAGTACGGTGCCACGGTGTCAATTGACTCGACGCACTTACTTGTTAGGAAGACCAGTTTCTATCACGAGGGAGATCAATGAACTGTCTAAAAATAAGGCCACCAAGATCTTCACAGGAGTAGGTTCTCAAGGTATGGAGGATAAGGCCacctttgttttcttcacAGTGGATGAAAAAGCACcctcatttttcaataaattttaCATTTTCTCGAGATCTGGTAGCGTTGTGAAGAATGACGCCAGGATCTTGGACTGCTTTTTCAACAGTGTGGCAGAAAATAAGCTATTGAACAGGTCAATATTAACTCAGATCCTTTCACATACGTCTGCCAAGACCCTATTTCACTCGGGGAATTCTAGATCATCCATCAAGAATATCGTGAAGCCCAAATAG
- the COQ2 gene encoding 4-hydroxybenzoate octaprenyltransferase (Para hydroxybenzoate polyprenyl transferase; catalyzes the second step in ubiquinone (coenzyme Q) biosynthesis; human COQ2, mutations in which are implicated in an increased risk of mutiple-system atrophy, can complement a yeast coq2 null mutant): MFIWQRKSILLGRSILGSGRVTVAGIIGSSRKRYTSSSSSSSSPSSKESAPVFTSKELEVARKERLDGLGPFVSRLPKKWIPYAELMRLEKPVGTWLLYLPCSWSILMGAMMQGATLSATAGMLGIFGVGALVMRGAGCTINDFLDRKLDQRVIRSVERPIASGRVSPRRALVFLGAQTLVGMGVLSLLPAQCWWLGLASLPIVFTYPLFKRFTYYPQAALSACFNWGALLGFPAMGVMSWPTMIPLYLSSYLWCMTYDTIYAHQDKKFDIKAGIKSTALAWGPRTKSIMKAMSASQIALLAVAGLNSGLLWGPGFIGGLGVFAYRLFSMIKKVDLDNPKNCWKYFNANINTGLYFTYALAVDYILRLFGFL; the protein is encoded by the coding sequence ATGTTTATTTGGCAGAGAAAGAGTATTTTACTAGGGAGGTCCATTCTGGGCAGCGGCCGAGTTACCGTTGCTGGAATCATTGGAAGCAGCAGAAAGAGATATACgtcttcttcctcctcctcctcctcccCTTCCTCGAAAGAATCAGCACCTGTGTTTACGTCGAAAGAGTTGGAAGTTGCAAGAAAGGAAAGATTGGATGGACTGGGACCGTTCGTGTCTCGGCTGCCTAAGAAATGGATACCGTATGCGGAGCTGATGAGGCTAGAGAAACCCGTGGGCACGTGGCTGTTATATTTGCCCTGCAGTTGGTCTATACTTATGGGAGCCATGATGCAAGGTGCTACATTGAGCGCAACAGCTGGTATGTTGGGTATTTTCGGTGTAGGTGCATTGGTAATGAGAGGTGCTGGCTGCACCATCAACGATTTTTTGGATAGAAAGTTGGATCAAAGAGTTATCAGGTCCGTCGAGAGGCCTATCGCCTCTGGTAGAGTGAGCCCCCGTCGGGCGTTAGTATTCTTGGGGGCTCAAACTCTTGTTGGAATGGGCGTTCTATCTTTGCTTCCTGCGCAGTGTTGGTGGCTAGGCCTTGCATCGTTACCTATTGTGTTCACATACCCTTTGTTTAAGCGGTTTACGTACTATCCTCAAGCTGCATTAAGTGCATGTTTCAATTGGGGAGCGTTACTTGGGTTTCCTGCCATGGGTGTAATGAGCTGGCCTACAATGATACCTTTGTACCTGAGCAGTTACTTGTGGTGTATGACTTACGATACTATATACGCACACCAGGATAAAAAGTTTGACATCAAGGCTGGAATCAAGTCTACCGCTTTGGCTTGGGGTCCACGCACAAAGTCTATCATGAAGGCCATGTCCGCGTCTCAAATCGCACTGTTAGCTGTCGCCGGCTTGAACAGTGGGTTGTTATGGGGGCCTGGGTTCATTGGTGGACTAGGAGTCTTCGCTTATAGACTCTTCAGCATGATAAAGAAAGTGGATCTTGACAATCCTAAAAACTGCTGGAAGTATTTTAATGCAAATATCAACACCGGACTTTACTTTACGTACGCCTTGGCAGTCGACTACATCTTGAGACTGTTTGGATTCTTGTAG